The bacterium DNA segment CTGTTGCGGATGAAACTCTAAAATTCGATACATCTCTTCTTGAGATTCACCAACACTTAACCCACCAATGGCATATCCATCGAACGGCAATCCAGAAAGATGTGCGGCAGAATCACCCCTGAGCCGATCATGCAGCCCTCCTTGAGTAATTCCAAAAAGAGACATGTCATGACGAGTCTTTGCTTTCAGACACCGCTCGAGCCATCTTTGCGTTCGAGACAGAGAGAGCGCAGTTTCATCATATGAGAGATCCGAGGCAGGACACTCATCAAATCCCATGGCAATATCAACACCCAGCTTTTCTTGTATTTGGATTGAACGCTCGGGGCTGAGAAACAACTTTTGTCCATCAATGGGAGACTGAAATCGAACTCCCTCCTCTTCTATCTTCCGGAGTTTCTGTAAACTAAAGACTTGGAACCACCCACTATCACTTAATACAGGACCGTTCCACGCCATAAACTTCTGAATGCCTCCCATCTTCTCCACGAGGTCCTCGCCTGGCCGAAGCCAAAGATGAAAAGTATTCACAAGAACAATCTGAGAGCCGAGAGATGTAATGGTATGTGTATCGATTCCCTTGACCGATGCTTTTGTTCCTACAACCATAAAGTTGGGCGTCTGGAAAGACCCGTGAACGGTCTGGTAAGTCCCGAGTCGAGCCATTCCGTTGTCGAAAACACCTGTGTCCCCAGCTGGCTCGCCATCCTCCTTGGATTCGTGTGATGAGACAATCGAAAAACGATTATTCAATGAACATTCCATCGCCATAACTCAAAAATCGATAGTCATTCTCCAATGCCAAGTGATAAGCACTTCCGAGTAAGCTTCTTCCAAGAAATGCCTCCACCAAAAGAAGGTGGCTGCTCCTTGGCTGATGAAAGTTGGTAATCATGGCATCAACGAAAGAGAATTTATAACCCGGCTTAATGAAAAGCTGAGTAGAGAACTCTCCACTCTGAAATTCAGTCGGTAAAGAAAACGCAGTCTCAAGCAAACGAACTACGGTAGTACCAACAGCAACGATGCGGTTTCCGTTCTCTTTAAGGGAAAGAAGCTCCTGTGCTGTCTCAATCGGAAGATATCCTTTCTCAGACCCAGGAGGAACAAATATTGACTTCCTTACGGCACTCTCTACCTTCTTTTCTTCGTTGGCATCTTCCCAGACAGAGAGGAAACTTGCAGGTCCAACATGGAGTGTGACCTCCACGATTTTCACGCCATTACGACGAAGTGCGGACAGCAAGTCATTTGTAAAATGGAGACCTGCCGTCGGGGCTGCT contains these protein-coding regions:
- a CDS encoding tRNA guanosine(34) transglycosylase Tgt translates to MARLGTYQTVHGSFQTPNFMVVGTKASVKGIDTHTITSLGSQIVLVNTFHLWLRPGEDLVEKMGGIQKFMAWNGPVLSDSGWFQVFSLQKLRKIEEEGVRFQSPIDGQKLFLSPERSIQIQEKLGVDIAMGFDECPASDLSYDETALSLSRTQRWLERCLKAKTRHDMSLFGITQGGLHDRLRGDSAAHLSGLPFDGYAIGGLSVGESQEEMYRILEFHPQQLPHERIRYLMGVGTPEDLVEAVFRGVDLFDCVMPTRSGRFGRAFISGEEPTLNIKNVRFREDSQPLDEHCDCLACRRYSRAYLHHLFRVEEMLGPQLMSIHNVRYYMRWMETIRRAIHTGRLSQLREQERARWTAFREAVKGK